The genomic window CAGATATAGTCGGTGGGGATGTTTGATGACAACTGTAACTCCACAACATCTGACGTCATGTTACTGAACAGGTCCTTGGGGGGAGAAGCCAGTTGACAGGAATGTGCTGAAAGGTACTGCAGGCCAGGGATGGCCATGAGAACTCTGAACGACTCGTTTTTCAGATTGTGGTTGCCGCTGACGTCGACACACGTGAGGTTCCTGAAGCCCCTGAACGCGTTTTGTTCTATGTGAGATATATTATCATAAATCAGGGCCAGGTCTGTGATGTGCGTGACGTTAGAAAAGAAGTGTTCAGTCAGTGGAACGCCGATGAGGTTGTTGACAGCAAAATTAAGATACCTGATGGAGCGTGGAAGCTGTGGAATATAGGTCAGATTGTTCTTGTGAAGGACACATTCTGCGTAGTAAGGCTGGTGATCGGGTTCGCTGCGTCCACAACATCTGCAGTAGTTGTCACCACACTGCTGGTCATCAAAGAATACCACCCCGCACAGACCTGTGGTGTATTGACAGTTATAGTGGCTTCCTATTCCCGTGGAGCTAGTGCCAACAATGCCTGGTTGACACAAAGCGAGTAAAATAAGAAGACAGAAAACGCAGGGGAAACATCGCCAGAAACAACTGTCGTCGCGCATACTGTCTTCTGTCAGTGTTGTGGTTGAAGTATGAGTCTAGTTGTCACCATAGACAGACGTGAATCAGCCAGACTGATGTCAGGACACGTCTGTTGTGAACAGGAGTGAAGAAGTGACTGATGGTATTGACATTGGCAAGAAAGTCAAATTACGGAAAAGTTTTGATAGTTTGTAGTTCTTCCGCAATTCAGTCTAAAGTTGCAGCGTTGCATCCCGCCTGGTTTTCCTTGAACAAGCTTCCTGTTCAACTATTATTGAGAATGTAGCCTCTGACACCTGTTACACCagttacagtggtacctgcgatgtgtggccTCTCCGATGACAGGCCACCTCCCTTTAtggacatttaaaacaaatgataataaagaaaaactgatggctcagattgcaccagattgatccattttcctaGGAGAAGGCCTTTGTTTTCAAAGTTACGGTTTCAggaagtagttgggtaatttgttggcttaGGTTACACCAGATCGgacaattgtccttgttttgatccaaatgtgtttttttaaatttatttttatgaaggTGTATTTGGGAAGTTTCGGGGCTCAGACTGCTCCAGAtcgctccattttccttgtttatatcaacattttccggggaggggggggagagggggccTGCCCCCGGCCGGATGTTCGAAAGCTTCGCGCACTAAACGCTTCGCTTCGTCGAATTGTCCGATAACATtttttggacccccccccccttaaaaagatgtgatccgcccctggtatgtgtgtgtgtgtcagtgtgtgtgtgtgtgtgtgtgtgtgtgtgtgtgtgtgtgtgtaagagagagagagggagagagagagacagacagacagacatacacaaacacacgcacgcacgcacgctcacacgctcgcacgcacgcatgcacgcacgcacgcacgcacacacacacacacacacaaacacactcacacccacacacactcaaacccaaacacacacacacacacacacatacctctcACCGCCACACTCTACCTACAACTCACAAGCTGTAAGGAAAACTCCGTGTATGCTAAAAAGATACGAATTCGACCTCACGAGgaaacaggtgtgtgtgtgtgtgtgtgtgtgtgtgtgtgtgtgtgtgtgtgtgtttgagtgtgtgtgtatgtgtgtgtgtgtgtgttcgtgtgtgtgtgtgtgtgtttgggtttgagtgtgtttgtgtgtgtgtgtgtgtgtgcgtgcgtgcgtgcgtgcatgcgtgcgtgcgagcgtgtgagcgtgcgtgcgtgcgtgtgtgtgtgtaggtctgtctatctctctctgtctctctgtctctctctctgtctgtttctctctctctctctctctctctctctctctctctctttctctctctccaggctcttctctctctctcttctctctctctttctctccccccccctctctctcagtctctctctctggttcatCTTTGCGTGGGATACTTTGGGGTTGAAATACAGAGATAGAaattgtaagtgtgtgtgtgagggaggcaAGAGGAAAGCACGTGAAACCATCCGACCCACACCGTTTACATTAAAGCGATGCGTATTTGCGCGAACAGCCTCGACAACTCTAACGGGAATTCCCGTATTCCGCAGTTAACTGAGGCTGTAGTGGGTGTTTTTTCTCCCCCAGACGGTATTGTTAGGCAAAACACACTCAGGTGACTGTAGCCTACGGTCGATACATTATGTAAACACCCGGATACTGTTGTCATAACagttgatgtttgtgttggaagttttattttaattttatttatttgttcacacacacacacacacacacacacacacacacacacacacccacacactcgcacacacacacacacacacacacccacacacactcgcacacacacacacacacacacacacacacacacacacacacacacacacacacacacacacacacacaacgagagAGGCGATTTGTCCTTCactgcagtgccttggcattgcacttctacttaatttcaGTTATTATTTTTCTATTAGATTTGTTTTCGATTGTGCATAAACAGGTAAAAGAGACGATAAGAAGCAACGCCCAACCAACTGTTTACACTCCACAGTGAGGAAAATGTCATTCTTAGACCTGACAATGACACAGTTTGCCAAAGGCACAATCcattgttgtgtgtttgtgtttttgttttcaaataaagCAACAGCTCACACGCTCTAGTTAAAACGGAAAGGGTGGTTTCATACACTGTCATACATATCGGGCAATCTTTTCAGAGAAGAGCGAAGGATGTAGCTGCATGCGAATCTTTGACGTTACTGGTTTGCAATGACTTTATCGAAGTCATAACGCCTCAGTGATTGTATCTCTATTCCATACAACTGGACCTTTGGGAATTCATGCTGCGGAGTTTGTAAAATATGTCGATACAAAGAAACAGGATGTTCCTTGTTGATATAATATTTCAATGGGATGGTCCGTGACTTGAGTTAGGCCTGAAGAGGAGAGTACTGTAGTTTTCAATTTAGATTCATTTCTAACATCATAAGCGCGGCAACAAGCAAGTATACAACTAACGAGCAAGGCCACCTTTCGACAACCACCcagttaagcaagcaaacagacaagcaaacacacacaataagaaatcaacaaacaagacaagcaaaccaaccaacaaacaagcaaacaaacaaacagacacacactaaaCAAACAACAGCGCAGCAACAATTTGTGCGTTatatcagggctccccacggactcCCCTCCGGgacccgggacccccactttcaactttgagagggtccatggacccccacagCAGAAATGTAGAGGGTCCCAATAGGTtacaaaagccgaaaagtcccgGTGTACTTAAAACACCGTGGTCACACATTAGTGTACTGTGAAGCGTCTTTTCCGTCCATTGCTTCACTGGAACTGTGTTCATGTGTTCGTTCACCGCTGAAGTCGCCCGGCATGGTTTTGTCCGAGCTTTTTAGTACACAACCTTTGCCGGGTACATCTTCTTTTGCGCCACTTTCAACGCCCTTTCCGATTTCTTTCGCGCGTGAAATTGACATTGGTGCTTGCACGAGACGTATACAAGTCTGAAAGCTTTACCTAAGGTACGCAATAGCTGATAATTGCAGTCTGAACATTCAGTGCGTCCAatgacccgctcttttaaagttgagtgcgtcccgggaccccttccatacatttctagtacgtgagTTCGCCTTCTGGTGCGTATATGACGCGCAGTTTGGGGAGCTCTGTATATAGCCTCAATGCCCACCCTACAGTGTACGTACAGTGTGGACACAAATAGTTTTGTCAGATGGCTTTTTTAACACATATTTCACTTCAGAGGGCCCCAGACGTTAGAACAAGGTAGAGGTCAAAATGAAGTCAGAAATTGCCACAGCGCTGTTACCTCTCTTTTTCAGTTTCTGAATTCATAAAAAAATGCATAGAACAACTAAAGCAAAAAACCTTATGATCAACTTTTACAACAGCTCTAAAATCAACGagactatttattttttcaaaaacaCGCATTAATGTATGTGTTGTTACTCCGCATTTATGATGTGTTGCAATTAAAAACCCTCAAGTGCACACGTGGGCTATCTGTATGGTTCAAAATAAGGTAACGAGACTAAGTGAGGAAACTTTTGCGTATTCCAATGTAACTTTACGACATGTTGGATACATCTGAAGCAATGTACGTTGTCGTTGAACACTTATGATAGTCTCTGAACGTTTAACGATGCTGCTTATTGTTCTTTTTAGCATTGAAAAACACTGCTGTCATGAGCAGTCacaaattgtttttgttgtaaacgATCACACAACCGATGGATTATGTTGATAGTTTGCAACAAAAGCATGATTACAATAACCGAATTTCACGCTGTGTGGACGTGTGTGTAATGAATTATCTCCCAAAACAGCTACACTTTTGCACTTATGTGCACCCCCGAAAGTTATTCATTACACCAAGATACTTAGATTAGGAGAGCTACATTTATTGTCTCTACTCACACAAATCCATCGTAGATGTTATAAACAGAGTGCATGTATAAACAGCACGACTTTATGGAAGGGTGGGAAGGTTGGTGACTGTGTGGGATGGGTTACTGTCTGCGTGTCTCACGTCTCATTTCACAAAACAAGGCGTGACGCAAATCGTCCTCTGTCACAATATTAGACAAGGACAATTTACACGGATGTCATGTGGCTGCTCTTCGCAGAATTGTATGAAAGTCATGGACCTGGCAATAATGATTTTCCTGGTTGTAGTTGTACTGCAGTTATTAATCTACTTTTTGAGGCGAAGGCTTAAACTGTGCTTTGAAGATCGTCTTCATACACAGCGTCCTCTGAAAGTGTATAACATACCTGGTCATGGAGTAGAGTTACATGGGTGTGTTACTGCTGGGGTTGTGCTGTATGGCACCTTTTGCGTGGGGACAAGGGCTTGGCAAGTAAAACAATATAGTATattatccaccagtttgtgcccggggtctacctgaatatacccaccaaatttgatgcagaatatttacgatatcacaaacagaactctacaatccacaggactggtgttgccttgcgagctataaaGAGCTATAAATatctcacaacttctaaggcgaacaactctgcagagtctgctatgaagggcgacggtagtctccctgtcacaccctcccccgtttgaatgaaccgaaccatggacccgccaagcttaggtccctcccagattcgtggaatgggaacagcacgaaaatgattcagtgaccataatgccattcctgatcatatcatgtcgagtcccatccatgtcgacgacgccgaatgtaatcgagtgccgacacaccacaatcacctttggaggcgaacacCACTCACACAGGATTGAgacatttagagcttatctctaagcccttttaaaagtgttatggcttctcaaaggaaggccaggacataaaaaacacaaaagccgccagaccacatcacaaacagaactgtgcaatccacaggtgttgtccacacattcacacacacacacacacacacacacacacacacacacaaacacacacacacacacacacacgcacagagaagccgtatttATATAgatatatctataaatatatagagatagatgacagtgtaattgattcgacctttgcacttttataGTGAGGACAATTTAGGGGTGCAAGGacagcgttctggacagtgtagtgaccttctaaaaatagtaacggaatGGGAATATCCGCGCACCAcatgaaggaagggaggtaaacactgacaacactggagaagataaggaagagttacttgaaATGGATCCACaataaaaccaaaatcggttcggcGCTGCTctctgagagcacgtgttgaaatatctcatcgaccaggttgtgttttgggtctacctgaatatgcccaccaaatttgaagcagatccatcgagaactttggccgcgcatgaggaacacacacacacacacacagacacacagacacaagtcgtatatatatatatatatatatatatatatagatatgacacACATGATCATTGGTTGTAATTATTTATCACCTAATTTTAGCCATACGTAGTCACGTGAGTATCACCGCATGCGTCCTGGGATTTCCAGTTggcgccggtgtcacgaactgaaacctctgctgaacaatccttctcattgcggtcaatgcgcatgcgccaatcttggacttaaaaaatgcgaccctttgaccgaacgaaccatgggttagggtaagggttaggattagggtaagggtttgggtaagggttagggttaggttgttcacgacctgattaacctccccatgttagcgcatgcgcattgaccgcaatgggaagaattgttcaggcagagttttcagtttgtgaCACCGGGGTTGGACTAGTGTTTAGCGTTGCTCGATGTTTGATTAAACAGTTAATCTTTGCGTTATTTTCTTGAGTCCATGCATACTCACGTAGTTTACTACTGAGGATCGTTCCGATTAATTTAACAAGCTGTGGGTGAGTACCCTTTCATAATTTCGAGATCCGACGGGTAAAATCTTCGGGCGGTTGGCGGTAATCTCCCACGTGGTAGCCTAACCCTTTTGTTTTTTGGTAGGCTGTTCTTAGCTTGTGTTTTAGTGTAAGTTAAAAGCCCAGCGGAGGGAATAGTTtggctaccaacagctgcagccAGCACACCGTTAAGCTCGCTGCTGTGTTATCTCTGCTGTGGGGAAAGGTTGGGTGCTAAAACTAGCCTGCAGCTAGAGTAGCAGAAATGAAGCCCTTTGAACAGCCGTGAATCGAAGGTTGGAAGTAAAGTTGATTGGGTtaatgacagacatacagcaagacacataGATAAGTACAGCCACTGTGAAAGGATGACGTCCGACAAGGGGTTGTTTTGCAAGTGACACTGTTTGGCCGGAGTAAGGTAACTGAACCATCATCCTGTTCGACTCTTGCACAATCAGTCGTTGTCAATGCTTATGATGGGTCAACACCGCCGTCCTCGAACACATTAATCAGTGTGCGTCTGTGCCGGCGTGTTGGGCATAGCAGACCGCGAACAAAcacttctcgttggaacacgacagaagattgcttccctcactgtgaccgacctccagcttgatgacgcgactgttccattctcccccgctgtcaagagccttggcgtctttctcgactccactctctccatgcagacacacatctccttcatcatcaagacctgctttttccacctgcgacgcatcgcctccatccgtcgctacctcacccacgacgcctgtgtcaagctggttgtctccctcatcttcagtcgtctggactactgcaactcccttctggctggcctccccgcctcatccattcatggcctacaacgagtccagaacgctgctgccgggctgacgttgaggaagacgaagcgagaccacatcacccccctacttcgctccttgcactggctccctgtcaacacccgaatctcctacaaactgtccactctggtctacaagtgtctcaacgactctgctcccgagtaccttcaatcctccctggacctgtacacccagccctccgaccgtccccttctttctgctgctgaccctctccgcctccacatccctcgctcgaaactcgcatctgctggtcagcgtgcatttccctccgcgggcccctccgccTGGAACTcactgccgcttgagcttcgccagagcccctctcttgacgcgttcaagagtaggttgaagactcagttcttcccgaagctggctgcgactttcatgttcgacgtgatgtgttgtgccccaaaagacattcttgtgctgtgctctgtgagaggtgttttctttgtgcttaatattattttgtttggacatagctattgatgtgtacattgttgttaaacagttgtttgttgtatgtttaccagggtttgctagtgtgtgatagggttcgtgtccgtctgtagatgttattttgtttgttagtcctgtgttgacaactcttcgacaagcgcttagaaatgtacccacggaatacgcgctatataagcttcatattgattgattgattgattgattgaaatccTTCACCTGTTTACCTTGCGTTGGAATGGGTAATAGGGGAAGGTTTTCTGATATGGACCactgcctaatatggaccacctcctgttctgacaaactaacggtgttaaagcgctcaaaacaatttcattcgctgtattcaccctctcctgataacttgcacatgtcaaaacagttgcagaaacacaaaccgttaggctttttataTTGTTTGCGTTCACTCTGAATTTGACGCATGAAACGGACTGGTTTCCGTCCACAACTAAAGCTGTTATTACACACAAATTACGATATATGACAGCAAAGATTGTATTTGCTATATTTTAGCAGTGTTGCCCCTGAgcttctactgcaaacaaaaaataatagcaaaatctatGTGTATgttccctaatatggacccgggaaaaaaaaccttaaaagctatttttattaattcaGTTAGAAACTTGCTGAAAACCTATATCTAGCCCTCGAGCTTTtacaaaaatataacaaatagtcttcttttcattGAAATTgataatttcattttttttctctctggttTTGGGGAAATTTATTTAGTttcctgttgtgcttcaaataatgttctcatcaacccgaaacagataaatctaaagcatatttgaattaatCTTGACTTGCACCCTAAATTATATTATGTTATGTTgtagtatagggggcttttaacattaaaccgtgaaggcctcttcactggtccatcttaggcgcccaggctcctaatataaACCATTTATGAATTTGTCTGTATTGAATTTTCATCAAAGCTAAATAACTCTAATTAAGCCTAACGGTTAagctaagagagaaggactaccaaacacaaaataaaacttcttcgcaagaaaacaagctagttatcagcaagaaacaaaaggggatccatattaggcaaccttcccctacaTCTCTGCTTACTGGTAGGTGTAATGGTTCCCTGACTGTggtctttctgtttctggtaTTTAATTATGCTTCATTATTGTTCTTAAGATCATGCCGTtgttgcagacagacagatagacaaacaggcTGGCGGACAGACCGGCCAACCggatagcacacacacacacacacacacacacacccacacacgcacgcacacacacacacacacagacagacagacagacacacacacagacacagacacacacacacagagacacacacacacacgcacgcacacacacacacacacacacacacacacacacgcacgctcggacgcacgcacgcacgaacacacacacacacacacacacacacaaacacacgcacacacacacacacacacacacacacacacacacacacacacacacacacacacgcacgtacgcacgcatgcacgcacgcacgcacacactaacacgcacgcacatacacacacacgcgcgcagaataatgttcctggaacaacatcaacaacgtttTATTTGATTCAATTCTTTACAAGAGCAAAATAGCACAATTATGGTGTGATGAGCTGGATTCTTTGAAGAAATAATTTCGTAAAACAACACTAGTGGCTTCTTAAAAAAttgattcataaaaaaaaagttcactgCAGCAGAGAGTAGCAATGCTATTGATTCTcggcatgtgaccaagtggagtgatGATATCCTACCCCATGCAGAAGTCAGAGAggtttttggtttaaacaatatttcatttttccTTTGCTTGTACATGATACATACATTTATTgatatgaaaacaacaacaacaacaacaacaacaacaacaacatcaacaacaacaacatcaacaacaattaaaaacaagtcgcgtaaggcgaaaatacaacatttagtcaagctcagtcaaactcaccgaatgaaactgaacgcgaaacattttttccgcaagaccgtacactcgtagcatcgtctgtccatcgctcgtgacaaaggcagtgaaattaacaatacagaaaagcgcggtagcggttgcgctgaggatgATAGCccacttttctatatctctattctttttaactctctgaacgtgtttttaacccaaacatatcatatgtatatgtttttggaatcaggataggacaaggaataagatgaaattgtttttaaatcgatttcggaaatttaattttaatcatcatttttatatttttaattttcagagcttgtttttaatccgaatataacataattatatgttttttggaatcaaaaaatgatgaaaaatacgataaacgtaattttggatcgttttataaaaaaataattttaattacaattttcagatttttaaggatcaaagtcattaattaatttgtaagccttcaagctgaaatgcaataccaaagtccggcctttatcgaagattgcttggccaaaatttcaatcactttcattgaaaaatgagggtgtaacagtgccgcctcaacttttacaaaatgccggatatgacgtcatcaaagacatttatcgaaaaaatgaaaacaatatctggggatatcatacccatgaactctcaagaacaatttcatacagatcggttgagtagtttactctgaatcgctctacacacacacacacacacacacacacacacacacacacacacacacacacacacacacacacacacacacacacacacacacacacacacacacacattacacactcaCCCAGACTATTATAGGGCGCCATCTAGTGGAATGATCTCGTGCAGAGCCAGACGAAGACGTCCCCAGAAGGAATGCACGGCGTCGTCAAGCTCCTCCCACTGGATGTAGGTCGTCGTCCTCAGCACCGCCATCATGGCCGCCGACATGTCACGTGACGCCAcgtcatccacacacacgatgAGCAGGACGTCATCAAAGTTCATCACGTGATTCATACAGAACGTCAGCTCGAACTGACACCACTGGCTGCGCACAAAGTCCTTGGAGAAGACCATCAGGATCTTCTTGCTACTCTGCACACACTCCACGATGTTGTCCACGATGTTGTTGCCGGGAATAAAGTCTCTCTCGTGAACACACAGTCTCAGCCCAAGGCGTTCCTCCAGCTCTGGCATGAGTTTCCCATAGACCCAGGGAAGGTCTTCTTTATCGTAGGAGACGAAGACGTCGTAGTCAAAGTGGTCAGCCAGCAGTCTCAGCCTCCTGACGTCACCGCGACCCCTGAAGGCCTCGTAGAGAGCCAGACGGATGTTCCAACGGAAGCGGAAGACGATAGAGGTGATAGTGAGAGTGACTATGACAATGGTGCACGTGAATACGATCACGACGTTCATGGCATGACTCATCACACACGCCTGGTCCACCATCGTGAAGTTGGCCAAGCTCGTCCCGGGCAGATTGTTGCACTTGTATTCCAGTCGTGAGCTTGCGTTGCGCTGAAACAGCTCCATGTCTGACACGAACCAGTTTCTGAACCATAGGAGTTGACAAGAACACGTGAAAGGGTTTCTATCAAGGTAGAGAAATCTCAGCCGCTGACGGGTTTCGACACTGAACGTCTGTTTGGTGACAATTGTAATGTCGTTTTGTGTTAGGTTAAGCCAGTAGAGATTCTTCAGCGAATCAAACGCCCCGTCTGGTATAGAAGAAATGCCGATACTCATTAACTCCAGTCTCGACAAATTTGAAAAGTTACTGAGAGTCGATAAGGAAAATGAAGACAGTTTGTTTTTTGACAGATTCAGTTCCTCCAGGGAAAGATGTCCAAGCAATTCCAGGAACCTAGCGTCATCAACATTCTCAAAGTTGTTCTTTGCAAGGGACAGGCGAGTCAGTCGAGAGCAGTTTGCAAAAATATTGCTGGGGACACGGTCGTGGCTACCGAAGGCAATGTGGTCGCCTTCCAGGTGCAACTCTTCCAGCGTTGGATGCGAAAATAGGTTGCTCGCCAATTTCATCCAGCCTGTGTTTATGTAGCTCATCCACAGCGTCTGCAAGCAAGGACACTGTGTGATACTGAAAGACCGCACAACCACGCCATTGTAGCTCAAATCAAGAAACTTTAGAGATGGAAGACACGCTTTTTTCAAGAACAGTAAGCCGTTTTCTGATATTTTCAGTGAGGATAGATTGGGAAAAAGTGACACTTCGTTCGCAGCGCAGGATTCAGGCAAACCTTTCATGGAGTTATCATTTAGGTTAAGACTCTGTATGCGGACCACGGTACTGGTTTTCACGGCGCAGATGGAACAGATGGCGAGGTCAATGTTACGCAGCTTATCCAAAGCTGAGTATGCAGTCAAGTCATAGAGGCAGGTATAGTCGGTGGGGAAGTTAAGTGACAAACTTAACTCCACAACATCTGACGTCATGTTACTGAACAGGTCCTTGGGAGGAGAAGACAGTTGACAGGAATGTGCTGAAAGGTACTGCAGGCCAGGGATGGCCATGAGAACTCTGAACGACTCCATTGTCAGATGTTCGCTGCCGGTGACTAGTACACACGTTAGGTTCCTCAGGCCCTTGAACGCGTTTAGTTCTATGTGAGACATTTTAGTACTGATCAGGAGCAGGTCTGTGATCTGTGTCACGTTAGAAAAGAAGTGTTCAGTCAATGGAACGCTGGTGAGATTGTTGGCAGCAAATCTAAGATGCCGGATGGAGTGTGGAAGCTGTGGAATGTAGGTCAGATTGTGATCGAAACATTCTGCGTAGTAAGGCTGGTGGTCGGGTTCGCTGCGTCCACAACATCTGCAGTAGTTGTCACCACACTGCTGGTCATCAAAGAAGACCACCCCGCACATGCGATTAGGAGAGTTGGAACAGTTATAGTGGGTTCCTATTCTCGTGGAGGTAGTGCCAACAATGCCTGGTTGACACAAAGCGAGTAaaataagaagacaaaacacGCAGGGGAAACATCGCCAGAAACAACTGTCGCCGCGCATACTG from Littorina saxatilis isolate snail1 linkage group LG4, US_GU_Lsax_2.0, whole genome shotgun sequence includes these protein-coding regions:
- the LOC138963763 gene encoding toll-like receptor 13 — protein: MSHIELNAFKGLRNLTCVLVTGSEHLTMESFRVLMAIPGLQYLSAHSCQLSSPPKDLFSNMTSDVVELSLSLNFPTDYTCLYDLTAYSALDKLRNIDLAICSICAVKTSTVVRIQSLNLNDNSMKGLPESCAANEVSLFPNLSSLKISENGLLFLKKACLPSLKFLDLSYNGVVVRSFSITQCPCLQTLWMSYINTGWMKLASNLFSHPTLEELHLEGDHIAFGSHDRVPSNIFANCSRLTRLSLAKNNFENVDDARFLELLGHLSLEELNLSKNKLSSFSLSTLSNFSNLSRLELMSIGISSIPDGAFDSLKNLYWLNLTQNDITIVTKQTFSVETRQRLRFLYLDRNPFTCSCQLLWFRNWFVSDMELFQRNASSRLEYKCNNLPGTSLANFTMVDQACVMSHAMNVVIVFTCTIVIVTLTITSIVFRFRWNIRLALYEAFRGRGDVRRLRLLADHFDYDVFVSYDKEDLPWVYGKLMPELEERLGLRLCVHERDFIPGNNIVDNIVECVQSSKKILMVFSKDFVRSQWCQFELTFCMNHVMNFDDVLLIVCVDDVASRDMSAAMMAVLRTTTYIQWEELDDAVHSFWGRLRLALHEIIPLDGAL